TTATCCGTCAAGTCGGCCGGATCGAGCAGGGTGGAGCAATAATCGCACTGGTCTCCCCGCGCGCGGTTTCCGCAAACCGGACAGGTGCCCTCGACGTACCGGTCCGGCAAAAAACGCCGATCCGTTTCGCAGTACGTCTGCGGAACGGTTTTTTTGTACAAATAACCTTTTTCGAGCAGCTGCACGAACAGCTCCTGAACGACCCCATGATGAAACGGCTGATCCGTACGGGTGTACAGGTCGAACGTAAAGCCGAGCCGTTCGAAGCAGTCGAGAAACTCCCGGTGGTACCGGTCCGCGATATCGCCGGGAGACACGCCTTCCTGAATCGCCTGAACGGCGACAGGCGTACCGTGGCAGTCGCTTCCCGACACATACAGAACGTCCTCTCCCTTCAGACGAAAATAACGCGCCAGCACATCCCCGGGCAATAAACTGGCGAGCCGCCCCAGATGCAGCGAGCCGTTCGCATAAGGCCACGCTCCGCCGATAAATATGTTAGTCATAGTCACCAACCTCCTTTTTAGTAAAACGCGATGGGGAAATGCCGATTGAACGAAGCGGTCGCATATCCCCGGAGTGACCGGTCTTTTTCAATCCGGCTTTTCGCCCGCGCGAAAAACAAAAAAGCCCTCATCCCCAAAGGGACGAGAGCTTGCACTCACGCGGTACCACCCAATTTCATCAATGCCTTGCGGCATTCACCTCTTCAGGTACGCCGCGGCATCGCGATTATACCCTAGCACGTTAACGGGTGCAGGCTCCGGCGCAGCCTACAACCGGATGAGGTTTCGGTGCGCAGCTCTGAGACCATATTCCCAAGGTTATTCCTTACCCCTTTTCACCCACCGGGGCTCTCTGTAAAAGACATCGCCTTGGTACTCTTTCTCTTCGCAGCTTTTATTCGGAATATTCAAGTTATTCGGAATTATACGGGACCGTTTTGGCAAAGTCAAGAAAAAATGGATGCCTCCGCGTTTTCCGGCCGCAACATTTTTTTAACCTCCATCGTCTAAGTAGTTGCAACCAATCGTGGTTAATAATGGGAGGTAGTATTGTGAAAACAAGAAAGACAGTTTGTATTGTCGGGCTCAGTTCAGCCATTTTGCTGTCCGGGGCGCTGCCTGCAGCGGCCGAAGCCATCGGCCAGACGTTACCGGCGTCTCCATCGGCACCGATCATGAAAATGCCGGCTGTATCGCAGGACGATGCTTCGCAGCAAAGCGCCGCCGTCGACGCCAAGGTTTCCAAAGACGATGCGGTCTCGATTGCCCGCAAGCAATTCGACCTTTCCGGCGAGTATACGGTGGAAAACGTCAGCTTCAATTCGTATTTCGGCAACCTCGGACTGAAAAAACCTTCCTGGCAGCTTTCTTTCGTAAAGAAAAACCAGGACCGTTATCTGGAATCGATCAATGTGACGCTGGACGCGAATTCGGGTAAAATCCTTCAATATAACCGGTACAACAGCGACCCGACAAGACGCGTCGTCTACCCGCCGCAAACCGATTTCCAGCATGCCAAGCAAATCGCTTCCGACTATCTGCAAAAAACGGCTCCGGAGGAGATGAAGACGGCCCGCTACAACGATATGTTCGAAAGCGGCTTTAAAACGCCGCTGCAGGGAGAGGTCCGCTACCAAATCCGCTATGACCGAACGGTTAACGGCATTCCTTTTCCCCAGCAGTACGTCAACGTCGAAGTAGACGGAACCGGCGCCATTGTCGGCTACCAAAATTATTGGGATGACTCTCTTGAGTTCCCGAAAGCGGACAATGTGATCGGCCAGGAACAGGCGGAGAAAACGATCCGTTCCGAAGCCGACATTTCGCTGATGTACACGCTGCCTTACCAGCGCGGGAAAAACGACGACCTGATCACGGCTTATCAAGCTACGCTGCCTACGCTCGATGCGGTGACCGGCAAGCCGTGGAATATTCAAAACGGCGCCCCGCAGGTGAAGAAGGATCGCAAGCCGCTCGCCGATAAGCCGCAAGCGGAAAAGCCTTCCGGTGACAAAGCGCTGACCAAGGAGCAGGCGATCGAGACGGTGACCGCCGCATTCGGGCTGCCGGAAGGAGCCAAGCTGGAGGATGCGTCCTATAATGAATACAACGATCCGAATAATCCTTCAGCCGGCGGAACCTGGAATATCCGTTGGAACGTCGGCGGCGATTCCACAGGCAAGTTCATGCCGTCAGGCGATTCGATCTGGGCGGTGGTAAGCGCGAAAACCGGGGAAATCCGCAGCTATAACCGCAGCTTCGGTGGCCCCGTACCGCTGCCGGTACAGGCTCAGGAGAAAAATGCGGAGTCGGCATCGGCGGCAAACGCCGGCTTAACGGAGGAGCAGGCGAAGGATCGCGCTGTGGGCGCCATCCGGAAGCTGATGCCGTATTATTTGCATGAGCTTGCGCTGTACTCCACAAACGAGCTGCCGATAATGGCCGTCAAGATGGACAACTCGTCTGGTTATCAATTTTTC
The window above is part of the Paenibacillus hamazuiensis genome. Proteins encoded here:
- a CDS encoding YcdB/YcdC domain-containing protein, coding for MKTRKTVCIVGLSSAILLSGALPAAAEAIGQTLPASPSAPIMKMPAVSQDDASQQSAAVDAKVSKDDAVSIARKQFDLSGEYTVENVSFNSYFGNLGLKKPSWQLSFVKKNQDRYLESINVTLDANSGKILQYNRYNSDPTRRVVYPPQTDFQHAKQIASDYLQKTAPEEMKTARYNDMFESGFKTPLQGEVRYQIRYDRTVNGIPFPQQYVNVEVDGTGAIVGYQNYWDDSLEFPKADNVIGQEQAEKTIRSEADISLMYTLPYQRGKNDDLITAYQATLPTLDAVTGKPWNIQNGAPQVKKDRKPLADKPQAEKPSGDKALTKEQAIETVTAAFGLPEGAKLEDASYNEYNDPNNPSAGGTWNIRWNVGGDSTGKFMPSGDSIWAVVSAKTGEIRSYNRSFGGPVPLPVQAQEKNAESASAANAGLTEEQAKDRAVGAIRKLMPYYLHELALYSTNELPIMAVKMDNSSGYQFFFKRVIDGVEANYEGVNVTVNRNTGDIVSFDNSISQIAYPAAKPQTISLEKATELLLSQYRIELQYAVEYKNPDTPSAAIPVEKYNVMVAAGKIAPEPGTASLKLVYAPVSKLGAAQYDSMLDAVSGEWRNRNTGEITKMGQTEITDIQGHASERALRLMAEYGALDVRDGKINPEQTMTRGEMIKMLIIALNGGYFQPYYGAGRAASFSDVKKDSDYFAYVEAAVDRRLIDPSASGEFRPEEKMNREDLAQLYARALGYYQLAQVPNMFQLNASDSAQIQQPGIAAVVANLGIMPTISGEFQPKAAVTRAEAAASFYRYLQKRSELQDPWPRY